The following are encoded in a window of Mycobacterium decipiens genomic DNA:
- a CDS encoding prolipoprotein diacylglyceryl transferase, which translates to MVPQLRIGPLVLPVHGVFVGLGVLAATIVFIGEARRRGAVNDQSLVAVTGALVGGAIGMRLSGWAAHIDVRLNPTLLQAWEFGSRSILGGLLGAYVGVLMAKRIGGYTGKTGDLFAPAVALGMAIGRIGCHLTEAPGRPTSLPWGVHAPGTTPKCPGCLSGAAMHPSFLYEIGFQLAAFIVLLWLRNRVTQPGELFVLYVASYAVFRFFVEFVRANETVWLGLTRPQWFLLPSIAVIAVRLGYGYRRGYYDTFLNRQALST; encoded by the coding sequence GTGGTTCCGCAGCTGCGGATTGGGCCGCTGGTGCTGCCGGTGCATGGCGTGTTCGTGGGGTTGGGCGTATTGGCCGCCACGATCGTCTTCATCGGCGAAGCGCGGCGCCGCGGTGCGGTCAACGACCAATCGCTGGTGGCGGTCACCGGTGCCCTGGTCGGCGGGGCAATCGGTATGCGGTTGTCCGGCTGGGCAGCGCACATCGACGTCCGGCTGAACCCGACCTTGTTGCAGGCCTGGGAATTTGGGTCCCGCAGCATCCTGGGTGGCCTGCTGGGTGCCTATGTCGGTGTCCTGATGGCCAAGCGCATCGGCGGCTACACGGGCAAGACCGGTGACTTGTTCGCCCCGGCGGTCGCACTGGGAATGGCGATCGGCCGCATCGGCTGTCACCTCACCGAGGCGCCAGGACGGCCGACCAGCCTGCCGTGGGGTGTCCACGCCCCGGGAACGACGCCAAAATGTCCCGGCTGCCTCAGCGGCGCCGCGATGCATCCGTCGTTCCTCTACGAGATCGGGTTTCAGCTGGCCGCGTTCATCGTACTGCTGTGGCTGCGCAATCGGGTGACACAACCAGGTGAGTTGTTCGTTCTCTACGTCGCGAGTTATGCGGTGTTCCGGTTCTTTGTCGAGTTTGTCCGGGCGAACGAGACCGTGTGGCTGGGTTTGACGCGGCCGCAATGGTTTCTGCTGCCGTCCATTGCCGTCATCGCCGTCCGGTTGGGCTACGGGTACCGCCGTGGCTACTACGACACATTCCTAAATCGGCAGGCGTTGTCGACATGA
- a CDS encoding PE family protein yields the protein MSFVIAAPELLSAAATDLSKLGAALNAANIAAATSTTTVLAAADDEVSQAVAALFGANAQAYQRISAQATAFHDRFVQALTAGAGGYASGEAANLLAVLDVVNAPTQTLLGRPLIGNGANGAPGTGADGGPGGILIGQGGAGGSGAPGQDGGNGGAAGLLGNGGAGGVGGFGLPGGPGGSGGNGGPGGLFGNGGNGGIGGGSLDGNGGTGGAGGAGGLFGSGGRGGAGGVSALLLGGTGGSGGAGGLLGAGGAGGDGGQSDDATGGVGGAGGRAGLLFGSGGNGGEGASGGQDGGVGGPGGAGGLFGDGGEGGDGGTGFAASGGVGGAGGAAGLFGSGGHGGHGGHGGANGGAAGDGGRGGALFGPGGDGGGGGNGQPDTGGAGGDGGDAGLFGAGGAGGDGGVGHNSGGAGGDGGGGGMLSGRGGDGGDGGVAGLTGGAGGAGGNAGLLFGDGGEGGTGGWGGFSVAGHGGAGGIGGNAGLIGNGGNGGAGGITSAPGSTGGDGGNGGKAWLVGNGGNGGNAGPATIPGGVGVGGTRGRLLGATGLNGSA from the coding sequence GTGTCGTTTGTGATCGCGGCGCCGGAGCTGCTCAGCGCGGCCGCGACCGACTTGTCGAAGCTCGGTGCCGCGCTCAACGCGGCCAATATCGCCGCGGCGACCTCCACCACGACGGTGCTGGCCGCGGCCGATGATGAGGTATCGCAGGCTGTCGCGGCGCTGTTCGGCGCCAACGCCCAGGCCTACCAGCGGATCAGCGCGCAGGCGACGGCGTTCCATGACCGCTTCGTGCAGGCCTTGACTGCGGGGGCGGGCGGCTATGCCAGCGGTGAGGCCGCCAATCTTTTAGCCGTGCTCGACGTCGTGAATGCGCCCACCCAAACGCTGTTGGGGCGCCCACTGATCGGCAACGGGGCCAACGGCGCGCCGGGGACCGGGGCTGACGGCGGACCCGGCGGGATCTTGATCGGCCAGGGCGGGGCGGGCGGATCGGGCGCGCCCGGCCAGGACGGCGGCAATGGCGGGGCCGCCGGACTTCTCGGTAACGGCGGGGCCGGCGGGGTCGGCGGGTTCGGCCTGCCGGGTGGACCGGGCGGGTCCGGTGGGAACGGTGGACCCGGCGGGTTGTTCGGCAACGGCGGCAACGGCGGCATTGGCGGAGGCTCGTTGGATGGCAACGGCGGGACCGGCGGCGCCGGAGGGGCCGGCGGGCTGTTCGGCTCCGGCGGCAGGGGCGGGGCCGGCGGGGTCAGCGCCCTCCTCCTCGGGGGAACCGGCGGTTCCGGCGGCGCGGGCGGCCTGCTCGGCGCCGGAGGTGCCGGCGGCGACGGGGGACAGTCGGACGACGCCACCGGCGGCGTCGGTGGAGCCGGCGGCCGTGCCGGCTTGCTCTTCGGCTCCGGCGGCAACGGCGGTGAGGGCGCTAGCGGCGGTCAGGACGGTGGTGTCGGCGGGCCTGGCGGGGCAGGCGGGCTGTTCGGCGACGGCGGTGAGGGCGGGGACGGTGGAACCGGTTTCGCCGCCAGCGGCGGCGTGGGCGGAGCCGGCGGAGCGGCCGGGCTATTCGGCTCCGGCGGGCACGGCGGGCACGGCGGGCACGGCGGCGCCAATGGTGGGGCCGCCGGGGACGGCGGACGCGGCGGCGCGCTGTTCGGTCCCGGCGGGGACGGTGGCGGCGGCGGCAACGGCCAACCCGACACCGGCGGGGCCGGCGGAGACGGCGGGGATGCGGGGCTGTTCGGTGCGGGCGGGGCCGGCGGAGACGGCGGCGTCGGCCACAACAGCGGCGGAGCCGGCGGAGACGGTGGTGGCGGTGGCATGCTTTCCGGCCGGGGCGGGGACGGCGGAGACGGCGGCGTCGCCGGGCTCACCGGCGGGGCCGGCGGGGCCGGCGGAAACGCCGGGCTGCTGTTCGGCGACGGCGGTGAGGGCGGAACCGGCGGGTGGGGCGGATTCAGCGTTGCCGGCCATGGCGGGGCCGGCGGAATCGGCGGCAACGCCGGGCTCATCGGCAACGGCGGCAACGGCGGCGCCGGTGGGATCACCTCGGCCCCCGGCAGCACCGGTGGTGACGGTGGTAACGGCGGCAAAGCCTGGCTGGTCGGTAACGGCGGTAACGGCGGCAACGCCGGGCCCGCCACCATCCCGGGCGGCGTTGGCGTGGGCGGGACCCGGGGCCGGCTGCTCGGCGCCACCGGACTGAACGGGTCCGCGTAG
- a CDS encoding Rv3654c family TadE-like protein: protein MVAVLLWVTGAGAYLGSVVVARHRAQAAADLAALAAAARLPSGPASACARAALVARAMRVDHAHCGVENLDVVVTVEVAVVFAGVATAAARAGPAET, encoded by the coding sequence ATGGTCGCCGTGTTGCTGTGGGTCACCGGCGCGGGCGCCTACCTGGGCTCGGTGGTGGTGGCCCGGCACCGCGCGCAGGCTGCGGCTGATCTTGCCGCCCTGGCCGCCGCCGCCCGGCTACCGTCCGGACCTGCGTCGGCCTGCGCGCGCGCCGCGCTGGTGGCCCGGGCGATGCGAGTAGACCACGCGCACTGCGGGGTGGAGAACCTCGACGTCGTGGTGACGGTCGAGGTGGCGGTCGTGTTCGCGGGTGTGGCGACGGCGGCCGCGCGGGCGGGGCCGGCCGAGACGTAG
- a CDS encoding DUF4244 domain-containing protein gives MFRVLVARMTLLAVDESGMSTVEYAIGTIAAAAFGAILYTVVTGDSIVSALNHIIGRALRTKA, from the coding sequence ATGTTTCGCGTCCTCGTAGCGCGGATGACATTGCTGGCGGTCGACGAATCCGGCATGTCCACCGTGGAATACGCCATCGGGACCATTGCGGCGGCGGCCTTCGGTGCGATCCTCTACACGGTCGTCACCGGGGATTCCATCGTGTCGGCGCTCAACCACATCATCGGTCGCGCGCTTCGCACCAAGGCTTAG
- a CDS encoding type II secretion system F family protein: protein MSTAAVLLAAALWVGAGPSMVRARAGLPSRVYRPAREPPPEPARVSDPLAVASSLDVLAVCLAAGMAVSTAAAATAPFAPPGLARVLRRAADLLALGADPNTAWSTPPDLPAGMVDAQTDALLRLARRSAASGAALADGVAELAIQSRQDAAHAAAAAAERAGVLIAGPLGLCFLPAFVCLGIVPVVAGLAGDVLRSGLI from the coding sequence ATGAGCACCGCGGCGGTGTTGCTGGCCGCGGCGTTGTGGGTGGGTGCCGGCCCGTCGATGGTACGGGCGCGTGCCGGGTTGCCGTCCCGCGTGTATCGGCCAGCCCGGGAGCCGCCGCCCGAGCCGGCGCGGGTCTCGGATCCGCTAGCCGTCGCATCCAGCCTCGACGTGCTGGCTGTGTGTCTGGCTGCCGGCATGGCGGTGTCGACGGCCGCGGCAGCGACCGCCCCGTTCGCGCCGCCCGGGCTGGCGCGTGTGTTGCGCCGGGCCGCTGACCTGCTGGCGTTGGGTGCCGACCCCAACACCGCCTGGTCGACGCCGCCGGATCTGCCGGCGGGCATGGTCGACGCGCAGACCGATGCACTCCTGCGGTTGGCGCGGCGGTCGGCCGCCTCGGGCGCAGCGCTCGCCGATGGCGTCGCCGAACTGGCTATCCAGTCTCGTCAGGACGCGGCGCACGCGGCCGCCGCAGCTGCGGAGCGGGCCGGCGTACTGATCGCCGGGCCGCTGGGACTGTGCTTCTTGCCGGCGTTCGTGTGCCTGGGCATTGTCCCGGTAGTGGCCGGGCTGGCCGGTGATGTGTTGCGGTCGGGCCTGATATGA
- a CDS encoding type II secretion system F family protein — MTGLAPAALALSLALLVSPASARRRLTPAGPARRRVLLIGARRVACAAGCVAIAAATFLPLPTVLAVAVLAATIGLRHRRRRRELRRTHEGHALEAALDVLVGELRAGGHPVCAFSVAADETGGPAAAALRAVAARARLGADVTAGLRAVARSSALPAHWERLAVCWQLAHDHGLAIATLMRAAQRDIAERQRFSARVASGMAGARASAAILAALPLLGMLLGQLVGARPLSFLLAGHVGGWLLVVGLALACGGLLWSDRITDRPVR; from the coding sequence ATGACCGGCCTTGCGCCCGCTGCCCTCGCGTTGTCGCTTGCGCTCCTGGTGTCGCCGGCGTCGGCGCGGCGCCGCCTCACCCCGGCCGGCCCCGCTCGCCGGCGGGTGCTCCTGATCGGCGCGCGGCGGGTTGCCTGCGCCGCCGGCTGTGTCGCGATTGCCGCCGCGACGTTCCTACCGCTGCCGACCGTCTTGGCGGTCGCGGTGCTGGCCGCGACGATCGGCCTGCGCCACCGTCGCCGCCGGCGCGAACTGCGCCGCACCCACGAGGGGCACGCGCTGGAAGCCGCGCTCGACGTGCTGGTCGGTGAGCTGCGCGCGGGCGGACATCCGGTATGCGCGTTTAGTGTCGCTGCCGACGAGACCGGCGGCCCGGCTGCCGCCGCCTTGCGCGCGGTGGCGGCGCGGGCAAGATTGGGCGCCGACGTGACGGCCGGCCTGCGCGCCGTGGCCCGATCGTCTGCCCTTCCCGCACACTGGGAGCGGCTCGCGGTCTGCTGGCAGCTGGCCCATGATCATGGCTTGGCGATTGCCACTCTGATGCGTGCTGCGCAGCGTGATATCGCTGAACGGCAACGGTTCTCGGCGCGGGTGGCGTCGGGGATGGCCGGCGCCCGCGCCAGCGCCGCCATACTGGCGGCCCTGCCGTTGCTCGGGATGCTGCTTGGGCAACTGGTCGGGGCGCGGCCGCTGAGCTTCCTGCTGGCCGGACACGTGGGCGGATGGCTACTGGTGGTCGGGCTAGCGCTGGCCTGCGGCGGGCTGCTGTGGTCGGACCGGATTACCGATCGGCCGGTGCGGTGA
- a CDS encoding TadA family conjugal transfer-associated ATPase, with product MTGSLIERVRERLASESVPLRPNVVAAAIRAESGGILGDTEVLANLRVLQTELTGAGILEPLLCADGTTDVLVTAPDSVWVDDGNGLRRSQIRFADESAVRRLAQRLALAAGRRLDDAQPWVDGQLTGIGAGGFAVRLHAVLPPVATEGTCLSLRVLRPATQDLAALTASGAIDPLAAALVSDIVTARLAFLVCGGTGAGKTTLLSAMLGAVSPNERIVCVEDAAELAPRHPHLVKLVARCANVEGIGEVTVRQLVRQALRMRPDRIVVGEVRGAEVVDLLAALNTGHEGGAGTVHANNPGEVPARMEALGALGGLDRAALHSQLSAAVQVLLHVARDPAGRRRLAEIAVLQQTEGRVQAVTAWHADRGMRNDAADLRGLLRSRESA from the coding sequence ATGACCGGCTCCCTGATCGAACGCGTTCGCGAACGGCTGGCCTCCGAATCCGTCCCGCTGCGGCCCAACGTTGTGGCCGCAGCGATCCGCGCCGAGTCCGGGGGGATCCTCGGCGACACCGAGGTGCTGGCCAATCTCCGGGTGCTGCAGACGGAACTGACCGGGGCCGGCATCCTCGAACCGCTGCTGTGTGCAGACGGCACCACCGACGTTCTGGTCACCGCGCCTGACTCGGTGTGGGTCGACGACGGAAACGGTTTGCGACGCAGCCAGATTCGGTTTGCCGACGAGTCAGCGGTGCGAAGGTTGGCGCAACGGCTGGCGTTGGCCGCGGGTCGCCGGCTCGACGACGCGCAACCCTGGGTGGACGGGCAGCTGACCGGGATCGGCGCCGGAGGGTTCGCGGTGCGGCTGCACGCGGTGCTGCCGCCCGTGGCGACCGAAGGCACCTGCCTGTCGTTGCGGGTGCTACGGCCCGCCACTCAGGATCTGGCCGCCTTGACGGCGTCGGGCGCAATCGACCCGCTGGCCGCTGCGCTGGTTTCCGACATTGTCACCGCCCGCCTGGCATTCCTGGTGTGCGGTGGAACCGGTGCCGGAAAGACAACTCTGCTGTCGGCGATGCTGGGCGCCGTTTCGCCCAATGAGCGGATCGTGTGCGTCGAGGATGCCGCCGAGCTGGCGCCCCGGCATCCGCATCTGGTCAAGCTGGTCGCGCGGTGTGCGAACGTCGAAGGAATCGGTGAGGTCACCGTGCGTCAACTCGTCCGGCAGGCGCTGCGGATGCGGCCCGACCGCATCGTGGTCGGTGAAGTCAGGGGAGCCGAAGTGGTGGACCTGTTGGCGGCGCTCAACACCGGCCACGAGGGCGGCGCGGGCACCGTACACGCTAACAACCCGGGCGAGGTCCCCGCGCGCATGGAAGCGTTGGGAGCGCTCGGCGGCCTCGACCGCGCTGCCCTGCACAGCCAGCTCAGTGCGGCGGTCCAGGTGTTGCTGCACGTCGCACGCGACCCAGCCGGCCGGCGCCGGCTGGCCGAGATCGCCGTGCTGCAGCAAACCGAAGGGCGCGTCCAGGCGGTAACGGCGTGGCACGCGGATCGTGGAATGCGCAACGACGCAGCCGACCTGCGTGGTTTGCTGAGAAGCCGGGAATCGGCATGA